From the genome of Primulina huaijiensis isolate GDHJ02 chromosome 11, ASM1229523v2, whole genome shotgun sequence:
GGCCAATGAGTTTAGTGGCTGTGGAAAAGTTGGGGAATACGTATCCTCTTCACGGAGAACTTAAACTGAGGATCAGCCGAAAGTTGAGATCCCAGCTTGCGAGAAAATATCCATTTTCGATTGAGGAGGGCATGAAAGTACCAAAGAGGTTTGACGATCATCTTGCTGGTAAAGAAAAGATCAAGTTGACTATTGTGGACGTTTGTGAAGAATGTGAAGAGTTACTCATTAAGGCAGGAAGAAAGTACAAATTGGTCTTGTCCATTGAAGGGAATGCTATGAGAGCCTTATATAATTGGGGACTTGCCCTTTCATTTCATGCACAGTTGATTGCAGATATAGGACTGGTGAGCACCGCCCTCAACACCAGCAACTTTTCTTTTTATAATAAGTTTGATTGTTTTGTATCATGTCTCTTGCATAGTATGGGAAATTAATGTTGCTATGAAAGAAACTTGATATATCGCATGAATTAACATGATGCTACCTGTTCTATAAATCTCTCCACTTGTTAGAAGACACTCTTGGAATTTAT
Proteins encoded in this window:
- the LOC140988835 gene encoding uncharacterized protein isoform X3, which codes for MRPMSLVAVEKLGNTYPLHGELKLRISRKLRSQLARKYPFSIEEGMKVPKRFDDHLAGKEKIKLTIVDVCEECEELLIKAGRKYKLVLSIEGNAMRALYNWGLALSFHAQLIADIGLARCLCEDALHMDSGNLQLQEALSSCVSKLDHWYS
- the LOC140988835 gene encoding uncharacterized protein isoform X1; translated protein: MRPMSLVAVEKLGNTYPLHGELKLRISRKLRSQLARKYPFSIEEGMKVPKRFDDHLAGKEKIKLTIVDVCEECEELLIKAGRKYKLVLSIEGNAMRALYNWGLALSFHAQLIADIGLITACDADQVFMAATDKFEALMSRSNDYAPAMIMHLMVL
- the LOC140988835 gene encoding uncharacterized protein isoform X2, whose product is MRPMSLVAVEKLGNTYPLHGELKLRISRKLRSQLARKYPFSIEEGMKVPKRFDDHLAGKEKIKLTIVDVCEECEELLIKAGRKYKLVLSIEGNAMRALYNWGLALSFHAQLIADIGLITACDADQVFMAATDKFEALMSRSNDYAPAMIMHLMHF
- the LOC140988835 gene encoding uncharacterized protein isoform X4, whose amino-acid sequence is MRPMSLVAVEKLGNTYPLHGELKLRISRKLRSQLARKYPFSIEEGMKVPKRFDDHLAGKEKIKLTIVDVCEECEELLIKAGRKYKLVLSIEGNAMRALYNWGLALSFHAQLIADIGLARCLCEDALHMDSGNLQLQEALSSCVSKLDH